The nucleotide window GTTGAACCAGAactttgaatttttttcagTGGACATCATGACCAGAGAGATTTAAACTTTGAATATTTTGGACTTAAGCAGATTTTCCCagttaaaaaacacaaacagaaattacCAGGTAAAGAAAATGGTGGTTGTGTTAATCCTGTCCATCATGCTTTGCAGCAGGCCAGAACCCATGGcagtgctgtttattttttcacaatcaaatattaattttcaccaaaatacttttttttggATGATATAGTAAAATTTCGAATTTTCACTGATAGACCTAATTCTGGGATGCTAAATGTTATTGAGAAACATTGTCCACTTGGCTACTTGCCTTTTTTCAGAATTAAGCTTTCAATTGCTGCTATGTAGCTTGTTGGGTAGATTGAAATTGTAACTGTTGTTTGTATTTGACCAGTGGGTGGTGCTTATCTCAGCAGTCCACATTAGTGTTCTGCATGGGCCTCAACATGACACCCGAACCTCACCCATACCTGTGTTTTTAAGACCTAACATGGTTAAACTTGACCTGTACTGGAtatatttgatttattaatgATAGTTTTCAGTGTGTAGTGATTAGTTTATTTCACTTGCTGTCGAAAAGTACAGATAGGGGAATGTTGGCTCCATCTGTCAACCGAGGCTGTTATGAGAATTGATCTGCTATTGTAAAAATGGCACTTATTCTATCTATATATTGGACTGACTTTTTGGGAGTGAGTATAAAATTTTATCTTTATGGTGTCACACTTATTTGTTTTGTAATGGTTTTATGGGACAAAGTCATTGCAGGGAATCTATTGGTAAAGTTATTTCTACTGTCCATTTCAACTTTGCGGCATAGTGGGCCAGCTTCTGTTACAGATGGCAGTGGAAAACCCTGTATAAGAACATTGTAATGGTATGATATCTCATTGTTAAAAGTAAATGTTCATAATGCAGAAACATAAACctttatttcacaaaaagtattttaaatGGCTTTGaatatacagtactgtattCTGCAATACAAAAAGCCCTTGAGGGGTAAGTAGAGgcagtttttatctttttggACCATTGGCTTGTTTTTTGAGATGCCTTTTatctcatctgtgtttgttacTTCAGTATTGTATCATTGTGTGGTGTTCTGTTTAGGGTGTCTTGTAAAGTTTTTAGTGCCATTTGTAATGTTTTTTCTCTAAGATGGACATGGGCTTTTACATTGAAGGAAGAGAGTTGGtaactcttttcttttctgtggcAGTACAAATGTTACTGAATCAGTTTCCTagaaattaaagaaataagGACTTATGTATACCTTTACACACATAAATCAAAAAGTAAATAGATTATATTAAACTATGAGGAGAATGGATGATGATGTTGTATGTTTCAGTTGATTTGACTCTACAATGGGTtcctgtccttcaaacacagtgacacagtatCATCATATTTATTTTAGCTCCATTTGCAAATAGACAATAGTTTACAAATCATAACCTATTCAAATGTAGCAGTGATTGAAGACTGTATTACAGAAatactgtgttttcactgagagCTATATTTCTATCTATACTTACTGTACAAATTGCAACTGACATGCAATCACCATTGCCACATGTGGTGATCTAAAAGAAGTATCAGTTAGTGAGAGTTCATTTCTTTTGCTGCTTCATATGATCACTCAGATGATACTGACCATACTGAGTGCTGCTTGATGGCAGCTTTGTGGAGTTGTTAAGAGCAGCATGCTAAAAGTGAAGATTCCATCCATTGTATGAATCTGTCTTACATTTCCATGATGCAATGCATGAATGCTTGGGCTGCAACATTAAGGCCTCGCTAAGTAATATTAGAATTGCATGGGAGTTTAGTGTCTGTGATTTATGACCTTTTTCCTCTTCGCTGTCGTTCTTCATGCATGGCGATGCAGACAAAAGAGTGGTCCTGGGCTCTGACAAGCCCTGTGAAGGTGTAGCAACATCCCTTCGCTTTCCCTCTCAACCTGGCTCATTCACCCCTGGTAACTATGGGGGTGAAGCAGGGCCACCAGATGGACAACCAGATTCACCGATAAAGACGTCTCCTGTTTCAGAGCGAATAAAAGCACTGGAGGCTCTTGCTGCCAAAAAGAAGGAACCAGATTATAGAAGTGATGGAGGTTTCTCTCACTTCAGAGACCGCCACCAGGAGAAATCACCCACTGAGAACCCAAAATCTCCCACTGAAAAAATTACCCCAATCATCCCGAAAACAGGAAGTTGTGCTGATCCAGAGTCACCAGAATCTCCCTTTGAGGTACTTGGAGATTTAAGACAAGTAAGTGAATTTGAAGAAACAGAGGAGTGGATGAAGGCTCATTTACCTCCTGTGCCAGACTTTGATGCTGTAGGTTTAATGAAAGGCACCCTGACTTCAGACAATGTTACatcaaaggaggagaaggaaactGACATGGTAATACCTCATGCTCCTGCTGCCTTTGCTGGTGTCCCTGATGCCTTCATGGATTCTCCTGTTGAAGCTCCAAAACTGAAGGATGAGTGCAGTGATGCACAGAAGCAGCCAAGTGTTGAGGAGTCTGAGTTTGACATAAGCTTTTTGCCAACAGCCTACATGTGGGATCAGCAGGAAAAATCAGGTGTTCAGCCTCCATCAAATCTCAATTCAGTGCTTCCAGCTTCACCTGCACCTCCACCTGCATTATTTGCCTCACCGTCTCCTCCTGTATTCCCACCAGATGGCACAGATGCTAAACAGAATGTTCCGGATGAGAAGAAGCCCACTTGGACCAGAGATCTGGAGCCCCCAGAGGCAAGTGAAGTGGATAGCTCAGGAGAGTCAGATGATACTGTCATTGAAGACGGTGTCTCTGTTCCTCCGACATCTTCTGATTCAGCAGTTTCACATGATCTTACCACTACCCCTGCTTCCGCAGCTCAGAATCTTCCCACTGAGGAAAAGGAGACTCCTCCACCAAAGTCTGAGAGAAAGCTCATGCAGGTTCCAACTATCAATGTTATTGAGACTGACGAACCAAACTacagtgaggaggagatggaaaTGGAGCTGGAagctgaggaagatgaggattATGAGGTTGTAAAAGACCCAGCCAGAGAGGCTACAAAACCTACAGAGTCAGCGGACAGCAAAAATGAACCATCTAAGACACGGCCCATAGAAACTGAATTCATGGAAGGCtactctcctccatcctcacctgTGGACTCTGATGCTGAATACTCTCCCAAACACAAGATACTCACATCTCTCCCTGAAACAGTCCATGAGCAATGTGCATCAAAACCCGAGGCCCAACCCGATCAGAATTATTCAAAAGACTCCCATGCGCAATCTGAAAAATCACAGAACTCTTCCAATAAAGTAAATGAGGAACCCTCCCCTTTCATAGTCACAAATGAAGAAGTGGATTTCCCAGACAATGACGACGAGTGGTCAGATGAAGCACAAGAGATCCTGGTCAAACCATGTGAGACGGATCTTGCGTTCAAGGAACAAACTCCTTACATCCAATCCAAAGTGGATGAAAAGAGCAACACTGCTGCAAAAGACTCTTATATGGCGGGGACTTCCCTTCCTAAAACAAGCTTCATGCAAGATGATATCTATGACAGACAGTCatttgattatgattatgatgcATCCTCTCCCTTGGATGACATTGATGACAAAGGGCTGAACAATGCTAAGGAGCGGTTTCTTTCTGATCCTTCTCAAATCCATGTTGAAACACTCAATACAAGTACTCTGCAAAATAATGTTCCTGAGAACAGTAAAAGTCTGCAAGATTTCACTTCAATTAATGATGATGAAACCTTCCCTCAACCAGTTGCTCAGCCATCTCCAAGAGAATATACCCAAGACCCATACTCTTTCCAAAATGAAACACTAAGCAGCGTCAATGAGCAGGATTTCAATAAGAAGACCACCACCACCGTTATTACAGATAACTTGGCAAATGGCAGCTCCCTTTCAGGACAGAAAATTGGCTCAAAGATCCAACAAGATGCTAGAGCAAGTCACCATGCACCTGATACAGCAGGCAGCCCAGAAAATATTGACCCTGGCAGTTCAGTTTCTGAGCCCACAGATAGCTTTGTGGATTTCATGCGAGAGTGCCTGAAATCAAGGCAGGATGAAGAACCCAGCATGGTACACCAAGGTGATCCATCCAAGGACGAGTTTTGCAAAACTGGTTTGGCTCCTTCCCAGTCCCCTCCAACCATGGTTATGGATCTCGAACAAGAGCAGCTTACTATCAGTGCTCTGAAAGAGTTGGGCAGCagtcaagaggaggaggaagtggtgtCTCTCCAGTCGAAAGTTCCTGGCCAGGACAAAGTGAACCCCAATGCAGCATCCATAGAGCAGTCTTCCTTTACCTCAGTTCCTAATCCTCCATGTTCCCAAAGAAACCTTGTGTTCGACAGCACATATTCCAAAGAGGTAGAAGCTATCGACGAATGGGTGGCTGAAGCTTATCATCTTGCTGAGCATGTCTTGACAGCAATACTAACCCACTTATCAGGTAAAACCTCTTCCTTCTGGGCAGTAGGCCTGCTAACCTCATGCAATCACCTCAGAAGGACCCCTTATCTCACTTGCAACAAACCCCAT belongs to Chaetodon trifascialis isolate fChaTrf1 chromosome 23, fChaTrf1.hap1, whole genome shotgun sequence and includes:
- the rtn3 gene encoding reticulon-3 isoform X1; its protein translation is MDPMTQSAQISSSQGFADGQNSAAKESKLSDSFLSSSPVSLIQSPQDKRVVLGSDKPCEGVATSLRFPSQPGSFTPGNYGGEAGPPDGQPDSPIKTSPVSERIKALEALAAKKKEPDYRSDGGFSHFRDRHQEKSPTENPKSPTEKITPIIPKTGSCADPESPESPFEVLGDLRQVSEFEETEEWMKAHLPPVPDFDAVGLMKGTLTSDNVTSKEEKETDMVIPHAPAAFAGVPDAFMDSPVEAPKLKDECSDAQKQPSVEESEFDISFLPTAYMWDQQEKSGVQPPSNLNSVLPASPAPPPALFASPSPPVFPPDGTDAKQNVPDEKKPTWTRDLEPPEASEVDSSGESDDTVIEDGVSVPPTSSDSAVSHDLTTTPASAAQNLPTEEKETPPPKSERKLMQVPTINVIETDEPNYSEEEMEMELEAEEDEDYEVVKDPAREATKPTESADSKNEPSKTRPIETEFMEGYSPPSSPVDSDAEYSPKHKILTSLPETVHEQCASKPEAQPDQNYSKDSHAQSEKSQNSSNKVNEEPSPFIVTNEEVDFPDNDDEWSDEAQEILVKPCETDLAFKEQTPYIQSKVDEKSNTAAKDSYMAGTSLPKTSFMQDDIYDRQSFDYDYDASSPLDDIDDKGLNNAKERFLSDPSQIHVETLNTSTLQNNVPENSKSLQDFTSINDDETFPQPVAQPSPREYTQDPYSFQNETLSSVNEQDFNKKTTTTVITDNLANGSSLSGQKIGSKIQQDARASHHAPDTAGSPENIDPGSSVSEPTDSFVDFMRECLKSRQDEEPSMVHQGDPSKDEFCKTGLAPSQSPPTMVMDLEQEQLTISALKELGSSQEEEEVVSLQSKVPGQDKVNPNAASIEQSSFTSVPNPPCSQRNLVFDSTYSKEVEAIDEWVAEAYHLAEHVLTAILTHLSVKDLIHWRDPKKSGLVFGLSMLLLLSLAAFSIISVVSYLLLALLCVTITFRIYKSVVQAVQKSSDGHPFKALIDKDVSIPPETFRKHVDASLTYINRALKQMSRLFLVEDLVDSLKLAVVMWLFTYVGAVFNGITILILADILLFAVPPVYEKNKTQIDQYIDLARTQINTTMAKLQEKLPGAVKRSKTE